One bacterium DNA window includes the following coding sequences:
- a CDS encoding ACT domain-containing protein — translation MEMTEDRLRRIVEETKRQLGQSADPELVKKIVLETVKRLEGSAGYVSEHHSTFQYLNKTEGRIIITAFGKNQPGVISSISETLANCSCDILDVSQKIMQDFFTLIMLVDIKNAVCPFGIIKERLSETSVKLNIRILAQHEEVFNAMHRV, via the coding sequence ATGGAAATGACTGAAGATCGTTTGCGCCGAATTGTGGAGGAAACCAAACGACAGTTAGGTCAATCGGCTGATCCTGAATTAGTTAAAAAAATTGTCCTGGAAACTGTCAAGCGACTCGAAGGATCCGCAGGATATGTGAGCGAACATCACAGTACATTCCAATATCTTAACAAAACCGAAGGACGCATTATTATTACAGCTTTTGGCAAAAATCAGCCGGGCGTTATTTCGAGTATTTCGGAAACGCTGGCCAATTGCAGCTGTGATATTCTCGATGTTAGTCAAAAAATCATGCAAGATTTTTTTACGCTGATTATGTTGGTTGATATTAAAAATGCCGTGTGTCCATTCGGAATTATCAAAGAACGCTTGTCTGAAACAAGTGTCAAGCTGAATATCCGCATTTTGGCTCAACATGAAGAAGTTTTTAATGCTATGCACCGTGTTTAA
- a CDS encoding enoyl-CoA hydratase/isomerase family protein, with the protein MKYENENGLVTVVLNRPKVNALNKALLTELSGVCERIRDDRSARVMILKSDMDTFCAGADLKERQDMSLDDVKYFVKHVIGGVIHAIGDIEIPTIAAVNGSALGGGCELALACDFRILSDDAKIGLKETALGIIPGAGGTQRLPRLIGYSNALLWILTARIFSANEALHHGVATMVTAKNQLHATAKQLAEEIMANAPIAVRQAKKAVRLGLNTSLQNGLEIENECYNAVIPTNDRVEALKAFQEKRKPKWTNS; encoded by the coding sequence TTGAAATATGAAAATGAAAACGGGTTGGTGACGGTAGTTCTCAACCGGCCGAAAGTCAATGCATTGAATAAAGCTCTGCTGACAGAATTGTCCGGTGTATGTGAACGGATTCGCGACGATCGATCGGCGCGCGTCATGATTTTAAAATCCGATATGGATACTTTTTGCGCCGGCGCCGATTTAAAAGAGCGCCAGGATATGTCGTTAGACGATGTCAAATATTTTGTCAAGCACGTCATCGGCGGCGTTATTCACGCTATCGGAGATATTGAAATTCCGACAATTGCCGCCGTCAATGGCAGTGCGCTAGGCGGGGGATGTGAACTGGCGCTGGCTTGCGATTTTCGGATTCTGTCCGACGATGCAAAAATTGGTTTGAAAGAAACTGCGCTGGGTATCATACCCGGTGCCGGCGGAACACAGCGCCTCCCGCGGTTGATCGGTTATTCCAACGCGCTTTTGTGGATCTTAACGGCACGAATATTTAGCGCAAACGAAGCGCTCCACCACGGCGTTGCAACGATGGTAACGGCCAAAAATCAGCTTCATGCAACGGCCAAACAACTTGCAGAAGAGATTATGGCGAATGCGCCGATTGCCGTACGTCAAGCCAAAAAAGCGGTACGGCTGGGTCTGAATACATCCCTGCAGAACGGATTGGAAATTGAAAATGAATGTTATAATGCCGTGATTCCCACTAACGATCGCGTGGAAGCATTGAAAGCATTTCAGGAAAAACGGAAACCAAAGTGGACCAATTCTTAA